Proteins from a genomic interval of Lentimicrobiaceae bacterium:
- a CDS encoding DUF4468 domain-containing protein, translating to MNFKLSLLTIVAVMFCTSAFSQNNPKNQRQGTNKSAEIVPIDKTTNKIQYREVVSMQGTQEVLFNRAIEWINTEYKNPVAVTRVRNPHTGIIDIIHRIEVKKEVDKVEKTVGVVDYFLKLELKENRYRYTINDFILRGVSRYPIENWLDTSARDYSPDMADYLKQVDEFCKGLISRLKEGMQPQVVPVEEEW from the coding sequence ATGAATTTTAAATTAAGCTTATTAACAATTGTAGCTGTGATGTTTTGTACATCGGCTTTTTCACAAAATAATCCCAAAAACCAAAGACAAGGAACAAACAAATCTGCCGAAATAGTACCTATTGATAAAACTACAAACAAAATCCAATATCGTGAGGTGGTTAGTATGCAGGGTACGCAGGAAGTGCTTTTTAACAGAGCCATTGAGTGGATTAATACAGAATACAAAAATCCTGTCGCTGTCACAAGAGTCAGGAATCCGCATACGGGGATTATTGATATTATTCACCGCATTGAAGTGAAAAAGGAAGTCGATAAGGTCGAAAAAACCGTTGGTGTAGTCGATTATTTCTTAAAACTTGAATTGAAAGAAAATCGCTATCGTTACACAATAAACGATTTCATACTAAGGGGAGTTTCTCGTTATCCTATTGAAAATTGGTTGGATACAAGTGCCAGAGACTATTCTCCCGATATGGCTGATTATCTTAAACAAGTAGATGAATTTTGCAAAGGTCTTATAAGCAGACTAAAAGAAGGTATGCAACCCCAAGTTGTTCCTGTTGAAGAAGAATGGTAA
- a CDS encoding septum formation inhibitor has product MLKNKYFIVSLLFLVWILFLDSSNIFYQIGLRKELRDLKREKQFYQSEIAKDSTIYNELLNDTSVFEKYAREHFWLKRKGEDLFIVMDKENNSEKK; this is encoded by the coding sequence GTGCTTAAAAACAAATACTTCATTGTAAGTCTTTTGTTTTTGGTGTGGATATTGTTTTTAGATAGCAGTAATATTTTTTACCAGATTGGTCTCCGAAAAGAGTTGCGAGATTTAAAGCGAGAAAAGCAATTTTACCAATCGGAAATTGCCAAAGATAGCACCATTTACAACGAACTGTTGAACGATACTTCAGTTTTTGAAAAATATGCAAGAGAGCATTTTTGGTTGAAGAGAAAAGGTGAAGACCTTTTCATTGTTATGGACAAGGAAAATAATTCGGAAAAGAAATAA